AGAGATTCTCAAATATCCGAGAGATTCATATAAAGGAATTGCTTCTAGGTTATCTGTCTTTACTTCCAACATCATCGCGTTTGAGCCTTGCGTCTTTGCCCATTCAGTGAGGAGGGCCATTAACGCTCTTGCAATGCCATGGCCGCGATGCTCTGGAATAACTCCAACGGTCAAAATATCTGCTTCAGTTCCCCCTGGTGCAAAAACACCTGCATATCCAATAATATTTTGTGCTTCATCAAGGGCAACAATATAATGTCGGGTTGGAGCAGAAATCTCTTCTCTGTATTGGCCAGATGACCAAGGTGAGTAAGGGAACAATTGTTTATCCAGCGAAACCATAACGGGAATATCTTGCGCGTTGGCACTGCGATACGTAACTCCATTTTTAGTCATGGTTGGCGATCCGCCGTTGCAACAGCATCAGGATGACGCAGATAAATTGGTTCCGTGATGCCTCCTTTAAGTGAGACCATTGCTAGCAAATCAGGAAATAAATTGCTATAAATTTCAGCGCCTTCTACTGCGGCTGGAAAATTAACTGCAGGTTCGCCCACCCGAACTCCGTCAACATAGCGAGCCCAATACACCTCTTTGCGCCGCGCATCGACAGTAACAATAAAATCCTTAGACTGAACTTGGGCTGCAATAGCATCGAGTGAACAAATGCCGCGTACCGGAATAGAGC
This region of Candidatus Planktophila sp. genomic DNA includes:
- a CDS encoding GNAT family N-acetyltransferase gives rise to the protein MTKNGVTYRSANAQDIPVMVSLDKQLFPYSPWSSGQYREEISAPTRHYIVALDEAQNIIGYAGVFAPGGTEADILTVGVIPEHRGHGIARALMALLTEWAKTQGSNAMMLEVKTDNLEAIPLYESLGYLRIS
- the tsaB gene encoding tRNA (adenosine(37)-N6)-threonylcarbamoyltransferase complex dimerization subunit type 1 TsaB — translated: MTITLAIDTSTSRTCVGIIEAGELLWSGFKDGATAHGPALPALVQEAIKSRTIDEVVVGMGPGPFTGLRIGIAFAHSFALARSIPVRGICSLDAIAAQVQSKDFIVTVDARRKEVYWARYVDGVRVGEPAVNFPAAVEGAEIYSNLFPDLLAMVSLKGGITEPIYLRHPDAVATADRQP